ATGCAGTTTCCTGCCTAGGGTTGCGAGAGTAACCAGTTGAGCTACTTGGTCCTTATCTCGACTATATCCCGATCCATCAGGATATGGGAGGGCCCGACCCTCTCGCCCGGGTATTTGCTTGATGGCCCCCAAACCCTCGCGTATTTATAATTCTCCAAGAGCGAGGAATGTATTCTCTTTGCGAGATCTGCAACGCTAGATCCCGCCTTTAAGATGAATGGCTCCCCGCTCGGCTCCCGCTCATTCGGCTCCTTCGTATAAACCCTGATTATGCCCAATGCCCTCAACAGCTCGGGCCCTATCAGGCCCAAGCCCTCCCCGGTCGAGGCTGAGACCTTTAGCACTGGGATCTTATCCCCGGCTATTTCCTTGAGCCGGGCGAATTTTTCGGGATCGGCCCCCAAATCGGATTTATTCGCCAATACGAGGCAGGGCTTGTAGATCTTCCGGATGCTCAGCAGGGCGTCCTCTATTTCCTCGAGGCTTACATTCCCTTGGATCCTGATGATCATGCCCCTCAGGCCCAGTCCGAGGACCAGCTTCTTGACGTCGTCAATTGTGCAACCCACCAGCCTCCCGGATGTGATTATCTTCGGCTCCCCAATGCCCTTCGCCCTCTCGACCTCCACGCTGGACCTTGGGGGAGTCGGGGATATCCCAGCGGCATCAAGATCCCTGAGTATCCAATCCAAATCGTTGGCGGGATCTCCGCCCAAATCCACCATTATAATTAGGCCGTCCGCCCTCCTGATCATATCGATCGCCTCCGCCTCCAATCCGCCCTCGACGAGCGCAGGCATCTCCACCAGCTGAAACCTTATGTCCTCGAACCGCATGACGCCGGGCGTTGGAACCCTCGTCGTGAATGGATGCGACGCTATCTCCGGCCTCGCGTTCGTCAAGGCCGATAGCAGGAGGCTCTTCCCGACGTTCGTCGGCCCAATGATCAATATCTGGGCGGCCCCCTCCTTCTCCAAAACGGGCTTGGAGGGGCCCTTCCTCCTCTCCCTCCGCTCCTCCAGCTCCGCCCTAAGGGCGGCTATCTTCCTCTTCACCTGATCCCTTAGCCTCTCGTTGCCCTTATGCTTCGGTATGGCCGATAGGAACTCTTGAAGGGCCTTGATCTTCTCCTCCGGGTCCTTTATGGCGATGGCCCTCTCCCACTTCGCCTTCGCCTCGGCGGTGAGGTTGGCCGGCATCCCTGGCGCCCCGATGGGATTTTGAAAGGGGGCCCTTTTATCCCTGTCCCTCGGCGATCCTATCCCTTTGCCGCCATCCCATCGCCGCTTTAGCCCTTTTCGGTCCCGAAGATTAACGATCCAAGGCCTCGATGCTCGATCCCAGTTCCCATATCGGCTCCCCGCCATGGTCGATCCCGGACCGGGATGGGCTTTCTAGGGGTCCATGGCGATCGCCCGACTTAGGATTTGGCTGGGGGGCGAAGAGCCAACGAAAGATAGGCTTATTAATAAAACCCGCCCATGACCTAAAACATGGGGCTTCGCTCAAATCAAAACTCATTACAATATTAATGGCGCTTCTCCTTTTAGTCCATGGCTTCCCCATTGTCGATGCGGCACCGAGCGGTTCCATAGGCGCCCCCAGTGGGTCCGTTGCGGATAACGTATTAGTGCTAGGCCAAACGGAGCAGGTCACCATCACCTTCAGGAATACGGCGGGGGCCAGCATCGACGACGTCGCCTCTACGATTCAATACATCGCCCTCGCCGCCGCGAACCTCAACCCAATGCGCGCGAGGATCGATCCCCTTACGGCCTCATGGGAGATATACAGGCCGGATAATACCATGAGGGCCAGCGGGACCGTTGTTGGCTCCAAGGAGGCGAACGCCATTTATTCTCCCCACTCCACCACCCAAGGAGTTTACTTATACGTCTGGCGGATCGGGCCTCCCAGCGATGGCCTTGACGCCTATACCGATCCGAGTCAATTCAACGACGCGCTCAGGGTTTTGAGGCCGGGGGAGTCTATAAGATTGACGATTACCGTGAAATGCGAGAATGAGTTTGGCCAATCCTTGGTTGGCGACTCCGTGTTCTGGTTCTTCTTCAGGGCCACCGAGGCCCATTATGGAGCGGGCAACTATCCTGCTAGCATCGGCGATATTCCCCCCGAGCATAGGATGAACCTATACTATTCCAATGGATTTTGGCTACCGTTGCACAACAGCTACGACCCGTACGATCCCGACATAAATACGGGGCACAACTTCGGCCAAAACTCTTGGACGAGGGGCCCGACGAAAAACGCCTTCGCCAAAGCGAATAAGATGGTCCATCAGAAGCCCCCTGAAGATCCGCCAGCCCTCAAATATTCGTTTCACATATGCGGCATAAAATTCCACGATGTTAATGGTAATGGCAAATATGACGTCGATACAGAGGGAGTTGGCATTGAGCCCGGGATCAATGGCATTGAGGTCGTCCTCTTGGGCGCGGATGGAAAAACGAAGGCCGAGGAATATTATCCCGGGGCCTTCACATACCCTCCCCCCGAGGGAAATCCCCTATTAACGGGCGAGAACGGTCTCCCGGGGGCCTATTGTTTCAA
The genomic region above belongs to Candidatus Bathyarchaeia archaeon and contains:
- a CDS encoding TGS domain-containing protein, with translation MPANLTAEAKAKWERAIAIKDPEEKIKALQEFLSAIPKHKGNERLRDQVKRKIAALRAELEERRERRKGPSKPVLEKEGAAQILIIGPTNVGKSLLLSALTNARPEIASHPFTTRVPTPGVMRFEDIRFQLVEMPALVEGGLEAEAIDMIRRADGLIIMVDLGGDPANDLDWILRDLDAAGISPTPPRSSVEVERAKGIGEPKIITSGRLVGCTIDDVKKLVLGLGLRGMIIRIQGNVSLEEIEDALLSIRKIYKPCLVLANKSDLGADPEKFARLKEIAGDKIPVLKVSASTGEGLGLIGPELLRALGIIRVYTKEPNEREPSGEPFILKAGSSVADLAKRIHSSLLENYKYARVWGPSSKYPGERVGPSHILMDRDIVEIRTK